From a region of the Helianthus annuus cultivar XRQ/B chromosome 5, HanXRQr2.0-SUNRISE, whole genome shotgun sequence genome:
- the LOC110941181 gene encoding uncharacterized protein LOC110941181, whose product MAKTKEKPGSSSSSSRGKGKEKEQPSKKRQYLGRVSESESEEEEEMQLDPRDKPVWNSGSLDDQPEIWQPTLYNDCMNKLKNKAAAFICERDVDEPQLGQFGVYDKFRALGWEGALKCWDKDKSNLFLTEIQEWMATLKCHNFHRPSQMKLVGTVHGVPVEMSFDTLKKLGKYDSLPTREYMIPTLDDLLLKPEKHVTWNSMLADLFLPGRYGGVLYRKNLKIEAKLLHTICLLNVIPRRGDKEQVRFPEIPVLYSLMHGSPRFPIRYLIMHHLWICRNKYGRDIVPYCRIITGLMKQQKALTSEDRGLTKRHLPFTLDRLGNVWTYTSSERYHKLKSEGQRWRALKLGARELLPGEPDEPESDEELVPSGDDDYADEPTGGANVGFGAFHGGHGGTFYDYAQQPYEPGWAYSGSMQEVIESQRPPAAIFDTWSGSERSLFDQGTRNSASIERALKHSFDRNELWHRTHAYSQEVEMNNRYHDDQMRRMHADWHAGRPVVEDPQHVDYASLPPYDGSVSYPTPQLHHSQWLDPRRQEGPQQQEGSSSGSFGFGEWNDMMSSIFGPPGPRYY is encoded by the coding sequence ATGGCAAAGACAAAGGAAAAGCCGGGGTCAAGTTCATCCTCATCAAGAGGCAAGGGCAAGGAGAAGGAGCAGCCATCGAAGAAGAGGCAATATCTGGGTAGGGTTAGTGAAAGCGAAAGCGAGGAAGAAGAAGAGATGCAGTTAGACCCAAGAGATAAACCGGTGTGGAATTCGGGGTCGTTGGATGACCAACCCGAAATTTGGCAGCCAACTCTGTATAACGACTGCATGAACAAGTTAAAGAATAAAGCGGCCGCATTCATCTGTGAAAGAGATGTTGATGAGCCTCAGTTGGGCCAGTTCGGGGTGTATGACAAGTTCCGTGCTTTGGGTTGGGAAGGAGCACTCAAGTGTTGGGATAAGGATAAGAGCAATTTGTTTTTGACTGAGATTCAGGAGTGGATGGCAACGCTTAAATGTCACAACTTCCACAGGCCATCACAAATGAAGTTGGTTGGGACGGTACATGGGGTACCAGTTGAAATGTCATTCGATACGTTGAAGAAGTTGGGAAAATATGATAGCCTTCCAACTAGGGAGTACATGATTCCCACGCTTGATGATTTATTGCTCAAACCCGAGAAGCACGTGACATGGAACAGTATGTTGGCGGATTTGTTTTTGCCCGGTAGGTATGGTGGCGTGTTATACCGAAAAAATCTGAAGATAGAAGCCAAGCTCTTGCATACGATCTGTTTACTTAATGTCATCCCAAGGAGAGGGGATAAAGAGCAGGTGAGGTTTCCAGAGATACCTGTTTTGTATTCATTGATGCACGGGTCCCCACGGTTTCCAATACGCTACCTGATTATGCACCATTTGTGGATATGCCGGAACAAATACGGGAGAGACATTGTCCCGTACTGTCGCATCATAACGGGCTTAATGAAACAGCAGAAGGCACTCACATCTGAAGACCGTGGTTTAACGAAAAGGCACTTGCCTTTTACTTTGGATAGGTTGGGAAACGTTTGGACATACACTTCGTCTGAACGTTATCACAAGCTGAAATCGGAGGGTCAACGGTGGAGGGCGTTGAAATTAGGGGCAAGGGAATTGTTACCGGGagaaccggatgaacctgagAGTGATGAAGAGTTAGTTCCGAGTGGGGATGACGATTACGCAGACGAGCCAACGGGTGGTGCAAATGTTGGTTTTGGGGCTTTTCATGGTGGTCATGGTGGCACATTTTACGACTATGCGCAGCAACCATATGAGCCGGGGTGGGCTTATAGTGGTTCAATGCAGGAGGTGATCGAGAGCCAACGCCCGCCGGCGGCCATCTTTGATACCTGGTCGGGTTCGGAGAGGTCGTTATTTGATCAAGGCACGCGGAATAGCGCTAGTATTGAGCGGGCGCTTAAACATAGCTTCGACCGCAATGAATTATGGCACCGAACCCACGCATATTCGCAGGAGGTGGAAATGAATAACCGATATCACGATGATCAGATGAGGCGGATGCATGCGGACTGGCATGCTGGGAGGCCGGTGGttgaggatccacaacatgtggattatgcctcATTGCCACCGTATGATGGCAGCGTTTCGTATCCGACTCCACAACTCCACCATTCTCAGTGGCTTGATCCAAGACGGCAAGAGGGACCACAACAACAAGAGGGAAGCAGTAGCGGCTCGTTCGGGTTTGGAGAATGGAACGATATGATGTCGTCCATTTTTGGGCCCCCAGGACCGCGTTATTATTGA